In Zingiber officinale cultivar Zhangliang chromosome 1A, Zo_v1.1, whole genome shotgun sequence, a genomic segment contains:
- the LOC122037984 gene encoding uncharacterized protein LOC122037984: MASVASAAAVDDDGDETLASPAESLDLILSRLLPFLLSAALSARTLVGRWRLLHSKLSLLLSALTDAAGSPNWPSNQLFRDHLLPALLSTLRNLRSLSALCLDQDLPGGKLRLQSDIDIAASALSLHLHDLHLLLRSGLLHHDASLASSADDSAAIVLPLPAPSASRAVLALFVRDIFARLQIGALDLKGKALDSLLELLAADPAKISRLVVEEGDLPSLLRLLDPSAHSLLRDSTAAVVSLLATASDVSRRAVFEEGALGPLLRLLDSGPAVLKERAATAIHALTADHACAWAVSAYGGVSILVAACHSGSGSPSVQALAAGSLNNAVAIDDIRAAMVEEDAVSVLLDLLLSGNLEAQKNAALCLASLAAMGGAEICNAILQENGPLRLLQLLRAVSDPETIDHTLKAFSALAVSPTATKFLSSSPPLFAQLTDLIKRGNAGIKHSAAALVADLSPSEETKRSMSESMPALIKMMECSKPSSAQEAAAAALTSLLAVRANRRELSRDEKSVTRLVQMLEPTSDVIAGKELPVAVVLALTSSSGGGARRRLADAGACQHLQKLSEADVPGAKKALHRITGSRLKNLFSISWPQ, translated from the coding sequence ATGGCGTCCGTTGCTTCCGCGGCCGCCGTTGACGACGATGGCGACGAGACTCTCGCGTCACCGGCTGAGTCCCTTGATCTCATCCTTAGTCGTCTTCTCCCTTTTCTGCTGTCCGCTGCTCTCTCCGCCCGGACTCTCGTTGGCCGATGGCGTCTCCTCCACTCCAAGCTCTCCCTCCTCCTTTCCGCCCTTACCGACGCCGCCGGCTCCCCCAACTGGCCTTCCAACCAGCTCTTCCGCGATCACCTGCTGCCTGCGCTGCTCTCTACCCTGCGTAACCTCCGGTCCCTCTCCGCCCTCTGCCTCGACCAGGACCTCCCTGGAGGGAAGCTCCGCCTACAAAGCGACATCGACATCGCCGCTTCCGCGCTCTCCCTCCACCTCCACGACCTCCACCTTCTCCTCCGCTCCGGCCTGCTCCACCACGACGCTTCCCTTGCGTCGTCTGCCGATGACTCCGCGGCGATTGTTCTTCCGCTCCCGGCTCCCTCCGCTTCCCGCGCCGTGCTCGCCCTCTTCGTTCGCGACATTTTCGCTCGTCTTCAGATCGGCGCGCTAGATCTCAAGGGCAAGGCTCTTGATTCCCTCCTGGAGCTTCTCGCGGCCGACCCCGCGAAGATCTCCCGCCTTGTCGTCGAGGAGGGAGACCTACCCTCGCTTCTCCGCCTCCTCGATCCCTCCGCCCACTCTCTGTTACGCGACAGCACGGCGGCGGTGGTCTCCCTCCTTGCCACCGCCTCCGATGTCTCTCGCCGCGCCGTTTTCGAGGAGGGCGCCCTCGGCCCCCTTCTGCGCCTCCTTGACTCCGGACCCGCGGTTCTGAAAGAGCGCGCTGCCACGGCGATCCACGCACTGACAGCGGACCATGCCTGCGCCTGGGCAGTCTCTGCCTACGGCGGCGTTTCGATTCTCGTCGCCGCCTGCCATTCTGGATCCGGATCGCCTTCCGTCCAAGCCCTCGCAGCCGGTTCCCTGAATAACGCGGTAGCAATCGACGACATTAGGGCAGCGATGGTGGAGGAAGACGCCGTGTCAGTACTCCTTGACCTCCTCCTTTCCGGCAACCTCGAAGCGCAGAAGAACGCTGCCCTCTGCTTGGCATCCCTGGCCGCGATGGGCGGTGCCGAGATCTGCAATGCTATCCTTCAAGAGAACGGTCCCCTCCGTCTCCTCCAACTCCTTCGAGCCGTGTCCGACCCAGAAACAATAGACCACACTCTGAAAGCGTTCAGTGCCCTTGCAGTATCTCCGACGGCAACCAAATTCCTCTCTTCATCCCCGCCACTCTTCGCCCAACTGACGGATCTGATCAAGCGTGGGAACGCCGGGATCAAACACTCCGCGGCGGCTCTTGTAGCCGACCTATCCCCTAGCGAAGAGACAAAGCGATCGATGTCAGAATCCATGCCGGCGTTGATCAAGATGATGGAGTGCTCCAAACCCTCGAGCGCGCAGGAGGCGGCTGCCGCGGCGTTGACGTCGCTGCTGGCGGTACGGGCAAACCGGCGCGAGCTATCGAGGGACGAAAAGAGCGTGACCCGGCTGGTCCAAATGCTCGAGCCGACGAGCGATGTGATTGCCGGGAAGGAGCTCCCGGTGGCAGTCGTGCTAGCTCTCACATCCAGCAGCGGCGGCGGGGCACGGAGGCGGCTCGCTGACGCCGGCGCGTGTCAGCACCTCCAGAAGCTGTCGGAGGCCGACGTGCCGGGCGCAAAGAAGGCCTTGCACCGCATCACCGGCAGCCGTCTCAAAAACCTGTTCTCCATTTCATGGCCGCAGTAA